The following proteins come from a genomic window of Anaerobutyricum hallii:
- a CDS encoding KAP family P-loop NTPase fold protein, whose translation MWTDNASKIDMLFYKPYAEIVSDIAIETDIDPLTIGILGLWGAGKSTLLNLIEQHYKEKDGIICVTINAWMFESYEDAKSAIMEALLRELEERIPAEETKKKFRALLKKIDFLKLGTKVGSSAAPVVASIASGTPLPLLFSVPQNAKEIGGVIKNISDSVQNIKDEYIKDDSTTADSVVNNVRKFKAEFQEAINTDKIKRVVVLIDDLDRCQPERIIETLEVIKLFLSVNKTTFIIAADENVIQYAIKKKYPKVDNFDVELDKEYIEKMIQLPVHIPELSSKDIQNYLLLLVMQKYMKPDSFEVLIKKIEEKKLMIGESAIDYEQIQEILNSESDIYKAGMKNECDEVAKVILQIRSIVAHTLKGNPRQAKRFLNTFITKRQLSKLYYGDKLDMGVMAKLLTLHKLNPDLFDKLNEWNANFDTENQQFKRMRQSLDNDSLDSEFAKWHKPRIKDWVKCPPVELEKKNLNKYFYLTREILKKQDDIESDLSEESRKLLERIGRFNPGLADGIMRDMKELRSSDREDVMKVLIKKIESGDIESNVYSLLFVNFSDYRGEIIEAIKRAAKPLEAGDLPSFKAMYSEDKDAIENLLNELKNVKQEIKDRIMKTGD comes from the coding sequence TAGATATGTTGTTTTATAAACCGTATGCTGAGATAGTTTCTGATATTGCTATAGAAACTGATATAGATCCATTGACTATAGGAATATTAGGATTATGGGGAGCAGGAAAATCGACATTACTTAATCTGATCGAGCAGCATTATAAGGAAAAAGATGGAATTATATGCGTAACGATTAATGCCTGGATGTTTGAAAGTTATGAAGATGCAAAGTCTGCAATTATGGAAGCTCTTTTACGAGAGCTGGAAGAGCGAATACCAGCAGAAGAGACTAAAAAGAAGTTTAGAGCTTTACTGAAGAAGATTGACTTTTTAAAATTAGGAACCAAAGTTGGATCTTCAGCAGCACCTGTAGTAGCAAGCATCGCTTCTGGGACACCATTGCCTTTGCTGTTTAGTGTTCCACAAAATGCGAAAGAGATAGGAGGTGTCATAAAAAATATATCTGATTCAGTTCAGAATATTAAAGATGAGTATATTAAGGATGATAGTACTACTGCAGATAGCGTAGTAAACAATGTAAGAAAATTTAAAGCTGAATTTCAAGAGGCAATAAACACGGATAAAATAAAAAGGGTTGTTGTATTAATTGATGATTTGGATAGATGTCAACCAGAACGAATTATTGAAACGTTAGAGGTAATCAAATTATTTTTGTCTGTAAATAAAACTACTTTTATTATAGCAGCAGATGAAAATGTAATACAGTATGCAATAAAGAAAAAATATCCAAAAGTAGATAATTTTGATGTAGAATTGGATAAAGAATATATTGAGAAAATGATACAACTTCCGGTACACATACCTGAGTTATCCTCTAAAGATATTCAAAACTATTTATTATTACTAGTAATGCAGAAATATATGAAACCAGATAGCTTTGAAGTGCTGATAAAAAAAATAGAAGAGAAGAAGTTGATGATTGGAGAAAGTGCAATTGATTATGAGCAAATACAAGAGATTTTAAATAGTGAATCCGACATTTATAAAGCTGGAATGAAAAATGAATGCGATGAGGTCGCAAAAGTAATTCTTCAGATTCGTTCTATTGTTGCACATACACTTAAAGGAAATCCACGTCAAGCAAAAAGATTTCTTAATACGTTTATTACAAAGCGACAGTTATCAAAGTTATACTATGGTGATAAGCTTGATATGGGAGTTATGGCAAAATTGCTTACCTTGCATAAATTAAATCCAGATTTATTTGACAAATTAAATGAGTGGAATGCAAATTTTGATACGGAAAATCAACAGTTTAAACGTATGAGACAGAGCTTGGATAATGATAGTCTGGATTCAGAATTTGCAAAGTGGCATAAACCACGAATTAAAGATTGGGTAAAGTGTCCCCCGGTTGAATTAGAAAAAAAGAATTTGAATAAGTACTTTTATCTGACGAGAGAGATACTGAAAAAGCAAGATGATATTGAGTCTGACCTGAGCGAAGAAAGCAGAAAATTATTGGAGAGAATAGGTAGGTTTAATCCTGGATTGGCTGATGGAATAATGAGAGATATGAAAGAGTTGCGTTCGTCTGACCGAGAAGATGTCATGAAGGTCCTTATCAAAAAGATAGAATCTGGAGATATTGAATCAAATGTTTATAGCTTGCTATTTGTAAATTTCTCTGATTACCGTGGCGAAATAATCGAGGCAATAAAAAGGGCGGCTAAACCATTAGAAGCAGGAGATCTTCCATCATTTAAGGCTATGTACTCGGAAGATAAAGATGCAATAGAGAATTTACTTAATGAGTTAAAAAATGTAAAACAAGAAATTAAAGATAGAATTATGAAAACAGGAGATTAA